The stretch of DNA CCAGCATGCTGCGGCCTTCGAGCAGCGCCCGGTACTGATGCGTTTCGGCCGGGAAGTCGTCGACCTCGGTCGATACAATATGGTTCGGAATGATATCCACCATCTGGTCGAACCAGAATTTTGAAAAGGTGTTGAGGACCTGGCCCTTGTAGGGGATGCCCTGGTCCATAATCACATCGAAGGCCGAGATGCGGTCGGAGGTGACCATCAGCAGATGCTCACCGAGATCGTAAATTTCACGGACCTTGCCGCGGTTGACCAGCTTGAGGTCGGCGAATTCAGTTTGCATGACAACCGGAATCATCATTCTAACCCTCTTCCAGCAGTTGGTTGATAAAGGGAGCAGCCGTGATTTCCGCTTCTTCCTTAAGCTCTGCAACCCGCGCGTCAAGGACCTCGCGGCGCATCGTGTTGCTGACGGTCTCGCGGAGCTGCTCACGTTTTTCTGCCGTTAGCTCGCTCATGTCGGCGGGCTGCTTCTCTTTCAGTTGGGCAACCACGAAGCGATCGCCGAGTTCATAGACATCGGGGGCGATCCTGTTCTCTTCGCTCAACTCGAAAGCTTTTTCCGCCAGCTTTTCGGCATTGCCGATTCGTGGGACAAAAGCACCGTAAGACTGGGCAAAGAGGCCGGTCTCTTCGAACTTGACATCCGCTTCTTTGGCGAGGGATGAGAACTTCTTGCCTGCTTGCAGGCCGGCAAGGATCTTTTCGGCAGCTTTTTTTGCGAGCCCGATACTTTCACTCTTGCGATAGGCTTCTTCCACTTTCTTTTTGACGGCGGAAAATTCCGGAATATGACTCTCCTCGCGTTCCTTGAGCGAGATCAGGTAAATCCCCGATCCGGTCCGGACCGGGCGGGCCAGTTCCCCTTTTTCAAGAGCGAAGGCTGCGGTCAGCAAAGCGGGATTCTGCTCGATGCCGTCGCCCGGTTTTTGCCGATCAAACAGGCCGGTCTCCTTGACGCCGAGATCATTTTCGGCCGCCGCTTTTTCGAGATCTCCGGTCTTGCGGTTGATGTTGTAGGCGTCCATCGCTTTTTCGAAGGCGACCCTGACTGCACCATCCTTTTTTAACCCGGCCTTGACATCGTCAAGGACCTCGGCGAGCGGCTTTACCCCTGGCTCGATGTAACCATTCATCTTTATGATATGGAATCCGAACGGACTTTCAACGATATCGCTGATCTTGCCAGGTTTGAGAGCGAAGGCGGCCTGTTCGAATGCCGGGACCATGGTGCCGCGGCTGAAGTACCCGAGGTCGCCGCCCTTGGCAGCGCTGCCGGTATCGTCGGAATACTGGCGTGCAAGTTTGGCAAAATCTTCACCCGCTTTTGCTTGTTCGAGGACTTTTTCGGCAAGTTTCCGCTTCTCAGCGCGGACATCTTCCTCGGCATCTTTTTCTACCTTGATCAGGATGTGCGCTGCATCGACCTGCTCTTCGATTTCGTACTTGTCAAGATTGCGTTCGTAGAATTTATTGATAGCAGCCTCATCGACGGGAACTTCATCGACGTAGCGGCCCGGTTCAAAAAGCAGGTAGCGGAGAGCGATCCGGGTCGGGATCTGGAACTGCTCCCGGTTCTGGTTGAAATATTCTTCGAGGTCGCCATCCTGGACCTTGACTTTGCTTTCAAAGCTTGCCGGAGCAAGGCGGACAAAGCTGAGATTGACCTTGTCATTCTGCTTGCGGAATTCGGCTTCGACATCACTCTCTTCAACCGTGACCGCGTCCATTATTTTTTCTTCGACCTTGTCGACGAAAAGGGTTCTCTCCTGACTCGTTTCAAAATCTTCCGGAGAGATCCGCTGGTAGTTGAGCACCTGCAGATAGGTGGCACGGTCAAAAACGCCATCTTTCTGAAACTGGGGAATTTTCGAGATTGAATCGACCATCTCCTGTTCGGAAACTTCGATGCCGAGCCGTTTGCCTTCCTGTTCGAGCAGAACCTGGCGGATGAGCTGGTTGATTGCTGCCTTGCCGAGGTTGAGCTGTTTTTCCATCTCGGCATTGAACCGATCGCCATAGAGGTTTTGATAGAATTGGTAGAGATTGCGATGGGCGTTCTGGTATTCCTGAACCCCGATGTCGGTCCCGTTGACGGTTATGGCAACTGAACTGCCATCCGAGGCCCGGTCACTCCCCCTGCCCCAGACGAGAAAGATGGTGCCGACAAAGGTCGCAATGATGCCCCAGAAAACGAATTTAACGAGGACGGATTGCTGTTTTTTTCTGATCAGATCTAGCATCTGTTAAGACTCTCCTTGGTGTCAATTTTACGTGCTGCGCAACAGGGCGCCATGTTAGACAATCAGGGGGGTAAATGCAATAACTTTTTCGGTTTTCTCGCTTGCAATGAAGAACCGATTTTGGTAGTGTGAACAGCATTTTACGGGACTATGGAATTCCCGTATTCGAGTTGAAGGAGAGACGCTTAAATGGCGAATTTATTTGACGCAGTCTGGGGGTTGTTTTCCAACGACCTGGCGATCGACCTCGGAACTGCAAATACACTTGTTTATTCCAAGGGTGAGGGGATCGTCGTCAGTGAACCCTCGGTCGTCGCGGTGCAGAAGGATTCGATGGGCCAGCGCAAGGTGCTCGCCGTCGGCATGGAAGCGAAGAAGATGCTCGGCCGGACCCCCGGCAGCATTATCGCGATCCGTCCGATGAAAGACGGGGTTATCGCCGATTTCGATATCACCGAGGAGATGCTGCGCTATTTTATCCAGAAGGTTCATAATCGCAAAACCCTGGCCCGGCCGCGGATCGTTATCTGCGTCCCGTCCGGCATTACCCAGGTTGAGAAGCGGGCCGTTCGCGAATCAGCCGAATCGGCCGGAGCCCGTGAAGTCTACCTGATCGAGGAACCGATGGCGGCTGCGATCGGAGCGGGCCTGCCGATTACCGAGGCGTCGGGCAACATGATTGTCGATATTGGCGGCGGCACCACCGAGGTTGCGGTTATTTCCCTTTCCGGGATCGTTTATGCCAAGTCGGTCCGCGTTGGCGGTGACAAGATGGACGAGGCAATCGTTCAGTATATGAAACGGAAGTACAATATGCTGGTCGGCGAACGGACGGCCGAACAGATCAAGATCGAGATCGGTTCGGCGTATCCGGACGAAACCGAATCAACCATCGAAATCAAGGGGCGTGATCTGGTTAGCGGTATTCCCAAAACCCTCGAATTGAACGCGACCGAGATCCGTGAGGCACTCTCCGAACCGGTCAATGCGATCACCGAGGCGGTCCGCATCGCCCTTGAACGGACACCGCCGGAGCTGGCGGCCGATATCGTCGACAAGGGCATTGTTCTGGCCGGCGGCGGAGCGATGCTTCGTAATCTTGACCTGCTGCTGCGCGAAGAGACCGGCCTCCCGGTGGTAATCGCCGAAGACCCTCTCTCCTGTGTTGTCCTCGGTTCCGGCAAGGTGCTGGATGAACTCGATTTGCTCAAACGGGTCGCGGTCGCATCATAAGGCTGATCGACAATCGTCAACCTTGGCGTTTTCGACGGGTGGCGGTTGCGCTAAAACGGCAGGCGGATTAATCTCCCGATCCCGGGCATCGGACGCCTTGCTCCCGGAGTTTCTGTTCAGTCTGAGTGCGTAAAACAGATAAGAGGGCCAGAACCGGCCCTCTTTTTTACTTGTTTTTTTATTAACACGGAGAGCTCCAAATGCTGGAACTCCTCAGGCGTTTTCGCCGGCCAATTCTTGTTTTTTTCATGATTCTGGCAGCGCTGTTGCTTTATTCGGCAAACTTGCGGCGCGGCGGTACGTCAACCTTTTTTGAACGTTCTGTTCTTCAACTCACCTCACCGCTGCACAAGGCCCTTGATGTTGTCTGGAAAGGGGCCGCAGATACCTGGTCCCGTTATCTCTGGCTGGTCGACACCGAGCGCGACAACGAAGCGCTGATTGATGAAAACCGCAAGCTGAAGGCCGAACTGGTCCGTTTCGATGAGGTTCGCCTGGCCAATCAGCGGCTGCGCAAGCTGCTCGATTTTAAGGAAGAGGTTCAACTGCCGCCACTTCCGGCCCAGGTGATCAGTGAAGACGCATCGAGCTGGTTCCGGACGGTGGTGATCGACAAGGGGATGGATGACGGCGTGCGCGAAGGGATGGCGGTGGTGGTTGCCGAAGGTGTCGTCGGCCGGACCATCCGGGTCTCTGCTCATCACTCGACGGTCTTGCTGATTACCGATGCCTCGTCGGCGGTCGCGTCTCTGGTTCAGAATACCAGGACGCGTGGCATCTGCAGGGGCGAGGGGACTGAGTTGACCCTCGACTATGCCCTGCGCCTGGCTGCAATAAAAGTTGGTGACCGGATCGTCACTTCCGGAACCGGCGGCGTTTTTCCGAAAGGGCTGGTTGTCGGCAATGTCACTTTGATCGAGAAGGGCGAGTACGGCCTTTTTCAGAATGTGACCGTGACTCCGAGCGTCGATTTTTCCCGGCTTGAGGAGGTCCTGGTGCTGCTCAGGGAGGGGCCGTGATGCGCATCGCCATCTATTTTCTCCTCGGCCTGCTCTTTATGTTGTTTCAGACAGTCTTTTTTCCGCGGCTGTTCCCGATTTATATCAAGCCGGACCTGTTGCTGATTCTGGTCGTCTATCTCGGCGTCAATGAACGCT from Desulfuromonas sp. encodes:
- a CDS encoding rod shape-determining protein MreC; the protein is MLELLRRFRRPILVFFMILAALLLYSANLRRGGTSTFFERSVLQLTSPLHKALDVVWKGAADTWSRYLWLVDTERDNEALIDENRKLKAELVRFDEVRLANQRLRKLLDFKEEVQLPPLPAQVISEDASSWFRTVVIDKGMDDGVREGMAVVVAEGVVGRTIRVSAHHSTVLLITDASSAVASLVQNTRTRGICRGEGTELTLDYALRLAAIKVGDRIVTSGTGGVFPKGLVVGNVTLIEKGEYGLFQNVTVTPSVDFSRLEEVLVLLREGP
- a CDS encoding rod shape-determining protein (functions in MreBCD complex in some organisms), coding for MANLFDAVWGLFSNDLAIDLGTANTLVYSKGEGIVVSEPSVVAVQKDSMGQRKVLAVGMEAKKMLGRTPGSIIAIRPMKDGVIADFDITEEMLRYFIQKVHNRKTLARPRIVICVPSGITQVEKRAVRESAESAGAREVYLIEEPMAAAIGAGLPITEASGNMIVDIGGGTTEVAVISLSGIVYAKSVRVGGDKMDEAIVQYMKRKYNMLVGERTAEQIKIEIGSAYPDETESTIEIKGRDLVSGIPKTLELNATEIREALSEPVNAITEAVRIALERTPPELAADIVDKGIVLAGGGAMLRNLDLLLREETGLPVVIAEDPLSCVVLGSGKVLDELDLLKRVAVAS